Proteins from one Setaria italica strain Yugu1 chromosome V, Setaria_italica_v2.0, whole genome shotgun sequence genomic window:
- the LOC101774098 gene encoding uncharacterized protein LOC101774098 produces the protein MVKEFHLRNKSISYTKAQIQDKECQLKRDYKMLKAARMQSGSKWNEQRNMVEGSAAMWENLMVTFPKIKKFQNNKASFPLFDALGELYDGHLAEGTYNFTSIESQRVQEPLQQIDVVEEEALQEIEIHDEEDEEKDARDEEEARSGEQRMVASRKKPEKEGQRPRKSANIEAMMERFLEMRTKQAKNEAKQLARENETREQEARDKEAAKGDEYSIKRCISIINIMEVTKQEKAKAYAIFAKSKENRETFICASEEDEESALIWLRNEMT, from the exons ATGGTGAAGGAGTTCCATCTGAGAAACAAGTCTATCTCGTACACAAAGGCACAAATTCAAGATAAAGAATGTCAGCTTAAGAGAGACTACAAGATGCTCAAAGCGGCAAGAATGCAAAGTGGGTCAAAATGGAATGAACAAAGAAATATGGTTGAAGGATCAGCAGCAATGTGGGAGAACCTCATGGTG ACTTTCCCCAAAATCAAGAAGTTTCAAAACAACAAGGCAAGCTTTCCGCTCTTTGATGCTTTGGGAGAACTCTATGATG GTCATCTGGCTGAAGGGACATACAATTTCACTTCTATTGAGTCACAACGTGTGCAAGAGCCCCTTCAACAAATTGATGTTGTAGAGGAAGAAGCCCTACAGGAAATTGAGATacatgatgaagaggatgaagaaaaggatgcaagagATGAAGAAGAGGCAAGAAGTGGAGAACAAAGAATGGttgcatcaagaaagaaaccagAAAAGGAAGGACAAAGACCTAGGAAGAGTGCAAACATTGAAGCCATGATGGAAAGATTCCTTGAAATGAGGACAAAGCAAGCAAAAAATGAAGCTAAACAGCTAGCAAGAGAAAATGAGACAAGAGAACAGGAAGCAAGAGATAAGGAGGCTGCTAAAGGTGATGAATACTCCATCAAAAGGTGCATATCGATTATCAACATAATGGAAGTGACCAAACAGGAAAAGGCCAAAGCTTATGCAATCTTCGCCAAGAGCAAAGAAAACAGAGAGACTTTTATTTGTGCCagcgaagaagatgaagaatccGCTTTGATTTGGCTTAGGAATGAGATGACATAG
- the LOC101782711 gene encoding uncharacterized protein LOC101782711, whose amino-acid sequence MAGRVLLRATALGLAAAAAGSLHAVSRWTPPRELSPFVPSVRLMLLESAQGLQAALLGAHPLSGAHLRDVRARAERDLALADVDRAEGGDPAAAADLRLLLALLAARDGRADEALRLYEEAARDAPFDPRPRALAYHLCLADGRQDESVRWSAAYRRLVPVIDGESLVPGLESDETRQLVRELLVAATLGGVCGLGHPEDRAVVMRVACGAVDQGLVAALQDKAPPATERLRLRALRVYLHAKVRLLIEKEAQDMAAGDAEASPVS is encoded by the exons ATGGccggccgcgtcctcctccgcgccaccgccctcggcctcgccgccgcggcggcggggtccctgCACGCCGTCTCCAGGTGGACGCCGCCCAGGGAGCTCTCTCCCTTCGTGCCGTCCGTGAGGCTCATGCTCCTCGAGTCCGCGCAGGGCCTCCAGGCCGCGCTGCTCGGCGCGCACCCGCTCTCCGGCGCGCACCTCCGCGACGTCCGCGCCCGCGCCGAGCGCGACCTCGCGCTCGCCGACGTCGACCGCGCCGAGGGCGGcgaccccgccgcggccgccgatctccgtctcctcctcgcgctcctcgccgcgcgcgACGGCCGCGCCGACGAAGCCCTGCGCCTCTACGAGGAGGCGGCCCGCGACGCGCCGTTCGacccccgcccccgcgcccTCGCGTACCACCTCTGCCTCGCCGACGGGCGACAGGACGAGTCGGTGCGGTGGAGCGCGGCCTACCGCCGCCTCGTCCCGGTGATCGATGGCGAGAGCCTGGTCCCCGGACTGGAGTCCGACGAGACGCGGCAGCTCGTCCGCGAGCTGTTGGTCGCGGCGACGCTGGGCGGCGTGTGCGGCCTCGGCCACCCCGAGGACAGGGCCGTCGTCATGCGCGTGGCTTGCGGCGCGGTAGACCAGGGGCTAGTCGCTGCGCTGCAGGACAAGGCGCCGCCAGCGACAGAGAGGCTTCGTCTCCGAGCTCTCCGCGTGTATCTGCACGCCAAGGTGCGGCTTCTCATCGAGAAGGAGGCACAGGACATGGCCGCCGGTGATGCGGAGGCATCTCCTGTTTCATG A